The Eurosta solidaginis isolate ZX-2024a chromosome 4, ASM4086904v1, whole genome shotgun sequence genome includes a window with the following:
- the LOC137249880 gene encoding uncharacterized protein, whose amino-acid sequence MMAEQKSLKENLSKLQATTENQNKVIVEMMADQKVQLQAFNKSRQIETKITTIFPLKTEEDIQKMEADINQANEKYVSAVKYLIDGSTIKNLERIFSRELCMAYNTDGNFGKKSLRNNKNIFRVILAAICDNCPNAEKELRVALQAVKKRHFRVVSSQKKKQ is encoded by the exons ATGATGGCcgaacaaaaaagtttaaaagaaaacTTGTCGAAATTGCAAG caACTACAGAAAATCAGAACAAAGTTATAGTAGAAATGATGGCCGATCAAAAGGTGCAGCTACAAGCGTTTAACAAAAGTCGCCAAATAGAAACTAAAATTACCACAATCTTTCCACTAAAAACAGAAGAAGATATCCAAAAGATGGAAGCTGATATAAATCAAGCTAATGAGAAATAC GTATCTGCTGTGAAATATTTGATCGATGGGAGCactattaaaaatttagaacggATATTTTCCCGTGAACTGTGCATGGCATACAACACAGATGGAAACTTCGGCAAAAAAAGTCTAAggaataacaaaaatatatttagaGTTATTTTAG CTGCAATATGTGATAATTGCCCAAACGCGGAAAAAGAATTGCGAGTGGCACTCCAAGCAGTGAAAAAACGTCACTTTCGAGTCGTGTCCAGCCAAAAAAAGAAGCagtaa